One segment of Methylotenera versatilis 79 DNA contains the following:
- a CDS encoding RsmB/NOP family class I SAM-dependent RNA methyltransferase, with protein sequence MTPNLLRQAAMLLTNLLDFNSPADAKLGEFFRNNRDLGTKDRAFVAESVYGVLRRLRYLSAVTANDENDPDDGRKLILAWLLRVQGKSIRELEFILNEQQTEWAHAIKAKSTQDLPLAVQADVRDWLWNKLVVQYGETEALTICRSMFDQAALDLRVNTIKGNREEVLARMLSENTIKDNTIEITPYSPTGIRMGARLNISRHVLFEAGKIEVQDEGSQLLAYLVAPKRGQMVADFCAGAGGKTLAIGALMKNTGRLYAFDISEKRLLNLGKRLKRSGLSNLHAQVISSETDPKLKRLNGKFDRVLVDAPCSGFGTLRRNPDLKWRFEESDIAELNIKQTNILARAAKLTKVGGRLIYATCSLLSDENEAIAEAFLAANADFKLIPANEVLSHQQIKLDTGHYLKLLPHLHGTDGFFAAVFEKINPTDDSVKISEEIVQEAAELIESIKAAVSDEAEAEITPEAEPAPKKKVVAKKSATTKKTATKSAKTTEPKTTKTAKPTLDSKADKV encoded by the coding sequence ATGACACCAAATCTACTGCGCCAAGCAGCTATGTTACTCACTAATCTGTTGGATTTTAACAGTCCAGCCGATGCCAAATTAGGCGAGTTTTTTCGTAATAATCGCGACCTAGGCACTAAAGATCGCGCTTTTGTGGCGGAAAGTGTTTATGGCGTTTTGCGTCGACTGCGCTATTTAAGTGCGGTGACGGCGAATGACGAAAATGATCCAGATGATGGCCGTAAACTGATTTTAGCGTGGTTATTGCGTGTGCAAGGTAAAAGTATTCGCGAGCTGGAATTTATTTTAAACGAGCAACAAACCGAGTGGGCGCATGCGATTAAGGCAAAATCTACTCAAGATTTGCCATTAGCCGTGCAAGCGGACGTGCGTGATTGGCTGTGGAATAAGCTGGTGGTGCAATATGGCGAAACGGAAGCGTTAACCATTTGCCGTAGTATGTTTGATCAAGCGGCGTTAGATTTGCGTGTGAACACCATTAAAGGCAACCGCGAAGAAGTGTTGGCGCGCATGCTGTCCGAAAATACCATTAAAGATAACACCATTGAAATTACGCCGTACTCACCCACTGGCATCCGCATGGGCGCACGGTTGAATATTAGCCGACACGTATTATTTGAAGCTGGAAAAATTGAAGTACAAGACGAAGGTAGTCAATTATTGGCATATTTAGTCGCGCCAAAACGCGGCCAAATGGTGGCCGATTTTTGTGCTGGCGCAGGCGGAAAAACGCTGGCGATTGGCGCATTAATGAAAAATACAGGCAGATTATATGCCTTTGATATTTCTGAAAAACGCTTACTTAATTTAGGTAAACGATTGAAACGTTCTGGCTTGTCTAATTTGCATGCGCAAGTTATTTCTAGCGAAACTGACCCAAAATTGAAACGCTTAAACGGTAAATTTGACCGTGTTTTGGTCGATGCGCCTTGTAGCGGTTTTGGCACTTTGCGCCGTAATCCTGATTTAAAATGGCGTTTTGAAGAATCTGATATTGCAGAGCTTAATATTAAGCAAACCAATATTTTAGCGCGCGCAGCCAAGTTAACAAAAGTGGGCGGACGCCTGATTTATGCCACTTGCAGCTTGTTAAGTGATGAAAATGAAGCAATCGCAGAAGCGTTTTTAGCCGCAAATGCAGATTTCAAATTAATTCCTGCAAATGAAGTGTTAAGTCATCAGCAAATTAAACTGGATACTGGGCATTATTTAAAATTATTGCCGCATTTACATGGTACCGATGGTTTTTTTGCCGCGGTGTTCGAGAAAATCAATCCAACGGATGATTCAGTCAAAATCTCAGAAGAAATCGTGCAAGAAGCGGCTGAACTGATTGAAAGTATTAAAGCCGCCGTTTCGGATGAGGCAGAAGCTGAGATTACACCCGAAGCAGAACCCGCGCCTAAGAAAAAAGTGGTGGCGAAAAAGTCCGCAACTACAAAAAAGACCGCAACTAAAAGTGCAAAAACTACCGAGCCCAAAACGACAAAAACTGCCAAACCAACTCTAGATTCAAAAGCAGATAAAGTGTAA